A stretch of Bradyrhizobium sp. CCBAU 53338 DNA encodes these proteins:
- a CDS encoding GFA family protein has product MTGSRHQNARILAGECTCRAVRYEVADAFSYALNCHCSNCRRTTGSAFKPFVGIEYSRLRLVGGEDIRIIYGDDTTHDAHCGRCGSLLYSRVREGQWAHVAMGTLVDAPTIRPTAHIFVGSKAPWHEITDNLPQYRGHIEDA; this is encoded by the coding sequence ATGACGGGTTCACGACATCAGAATGCTCGTATCCTTGCCGGCGAATGCACCTGCCGCGCGGTCCGCTACGAGGTGGCGGACGCGTTCTCCTACGCGCTGAACTGTCACTGCTCGAACTGCCGCCGGACCACGGGTTCCGCCTTCAAGCCGTTCGTCGGCATCGAATACAGCCGGCTCCGCCTCGTCGGGGGCGAGGACATCAGGATCATCTACGGCGACGACACCACCCATGACGCGCACTGCGGCCGCTGCGGCTCGCTGCTTTATTCCCGCGTCCGCGAAGGCCAATGGGCCCATGTCGCCATGGGAACCCTGGTCGATGCCCCCACCATCCGCCCGACCGCCCATATCTTCGTCGGCTCCAAGGCGCCGTGGCACGAGATCACGGACAATCTGCCGCAGTATCGGGGCCACATCGAAGATGCGTAG
- a CDS encoding nuclear transport factor 2 family protein: MSPNRSSIEAVVQSYFDALYEGDADKLGDVFHPSADLRWVEKGELKILTVPDWLAWVRKRPSAKAEGKPREDFIVTIDRSDDKTAFIKVKCQLPPRFFTDYLVAMKLADGWQIVSKSYRYDLKE; encoded by the coding sequence ATGAGCCCAAATCGGTCGAGCATCGAAGCCGTCGTGCAATCCTATTTTGACGCGCTTTACGAGGGCGACGCCGACAAGCTCGGCGACGTCTTCCATCCGTCCGCCGATCTGCGCTGGGTGGAAAAGGGCGAGCTGAAGATCCTGACCGTGCCTGACTGGCTCGCCTGGGTCCGCAAGCGCCCCTCCGCCAAGGCCGAAGGCAAGCCGCGCGAGGATTTCATCGTCACGATCGACCGTTCGGACGACAAGACCGCCTTCATCAAGGTCAAATGCCAGCTGCCGCCGCGGTTTTTCACGGACTATCTGGTGGCGATGAAGCTCGCCGACGGCTGGCAGATCGTGTCGAAATCGTATCGGTACGATCTGAAGGAGTGA
- a CDS encoding caspase family protein produces MRNIFRLCLLLLAVALMWGAEPAFAGKRVALVLANSAYQHAPSLPNPVNDGAVMAKTLKDAGFDVVDSRHDLTALETRRVLRDFADATRDADIAVVYYAGHGIEVEGSNYLIPVDAKLERDTDVYDEALSLDRVLVAVEPAKQLRLVILDACRDNPFGRTMKRTLASRGIGRGLAQVEPTSTNTLIAYSAKAGFTAQDGDGANSPFTIALSKHLTTPGLDVRRAFGFVRDDVLKSTGNKQEPFVYGSLGGEDVPLVPVKAAPAAAAASAPAVNPQADMRRDYELALQVGNRPAWEAFLAQHPDGFYASLAKLQLDKIQAEQVHAAAIEKAKQAEAERDRLAALGAQKDAQAKAAADAKAAEQAQLAAQKAKEQAQQQAAAAEQQRVNLAAAAPTAAPAGTASPAGTNVAALTPATTPADLSRSVQTELGRVGCFSGQADGNWNTSSQRSLSQFNRYAGTKLDVKVASTDALDTVKARQSRVCPLVCDHGFKADGDTCTKIVCGDGFVLNDDNECEKQRAGKPARPAGAKPATARRDDGDDRPARQRRQSGGAAAGAAGGAAVAAGAGRATGGSGQIFCNDLLCRPVKRGCHLEYHGGGGPHVDANVEVCN; encoded by the coding sequence ATGCGAAATATTTTCAGACTTTGCCTGCTTCTGCTCGCTGTCGCGCTGATGTGGGGTGCCGAGCCCGCCTTCGCCGGAAAACGCGTTGCGCTGGTTTTGGCCAACTCGGCCTATCAGCACGCGCCCTCGCTTCCCAATCCCGTCAACGACGGTGCGGTGATGGCGAAGACGCTGAAGGATGCCGGCTTCGATGTCGTCGATTCCCGCCACGATCTGACCGCGCTCGAAACGCGGCGCGTGCTGCGCGACTTCGCCGATGCGACCCGCGATGCCGACATCGCCGTGGTCTACTATGCCGGCCACGGCATCGAGGTCGAAGGCTCCAACTATCTGATCCCGGTCGACGCCAAGCTCGAGCGCGACACCGACGTCTATGACGAGGCGCTTTCGCTCGATCGCGTTCTGGTCGCCGTCGAGCCGGCGAAGCAGCTTCGCCTGGTGATCCTCGACGCCTGCCGCGACAATCCGTTTGGCCGGACCATGAAGCGCACGCTCGCTTCGCGCGGCATCGGCCGTGGTCTGGCCCAGGTCGAGCCGACCAGCACCAACACGCTGATTGCCTATTCGGCCAAGGCCGGGTTCACCGCGCAGGATGGCGACGGCGCCAACAGTCCCTTCACGATCGCGCTGTCGAAGCATCTGACGACGCCTGGCCTCGACGTCCGCCGCGCTTTCGGCTTCGTGCGCGACGACGTGCTGAAATCGACCGGCAACAAGCAGGAGCCGTTCGTCTACGGTTCGCTCGGCGGTGAAGACGTGCCGCTGGTGCCGGTCAAGGCCGCGCCGGCGGCCGCGGCGGCATCTGCGCCTGCGGTCAATCCGCAAGCCGACATGCGCCGCGACTACGAGCTCGCGCTCCAGGTCGGCAACAGGCCGGCGTGGGAGGCCTTCCTGGCCCAGCACCCGGACGGTTTCTACGCGAGCCTTGCCAAGCTCCAGCTCGACAAGATCCAGGCCGAGCAGGTTCATGCCGCAGCGATCGAGAAGGCAAAGCAGGCGGAAGCCGAGCGCGACCGTCTCGCTGCGCTTGGTGCGCAGAAGGACGCGCAGGCCAAGGCTGCGGCCGACGCGAAGGCGGCGGAGCAGGCCCAGTTGGCCGCGCAGAAGGCCAAGGAGCAGGCGCAGCAGCAGGCCGCCGCTGCCGAGCAGCAGCGCGTCAATCTCGCTGCCGCCGCGCCGACCGCCGCGCCGGCCGGCACGGCGAGTCCCGCCGGAACCAATGTCGCCGCGCTGACGCCGGCCACCACGCCGGCCGATCTCAGCCGCTCGGTGCAGACCGAGCTCGGCCGCGTCGGCTGCTTCTCAGGCCAGGCTGACGGCAACTGGAACACGTCCTCGCAGCGGTCGCTGTCGCAGTTCAACCGCTATGCCGGCACCAAGCTCGACGTGAAGGTGGCGAGCACGGACGCGCTCGACACGGTAAAGGCCAGGCAGTCGCGCGTCTGCCCGCTGGTCTGCGATCACGGCTTCAAGGCCGACGGCGACACCTGCACCAAGATCGTCTGCGGCGACGGTTTCGTGCTGAACGACGACAATGAATGCGAGAAGCAGCGTGCCGGCAAGCCGGCCAGGCCTGCAGGCGCCAAGCCCGCAACCGCCAGGCGCGACGACGGCGATGACCGTCCCGCACGGCAGCGTCGTCAGTCCGGCGGTGCGGCGGCGGGAGCTGCGGGCGGCGCTGCTGTTGCCGCCGGCGCCGGTCGCGCTACGGGCGGAAGTGGTCAGATCTTTTGTAACGATCTGCTCTGCCGTCCCGTCAAGCGCGGTTGCCATCTCGAGTATCACGGCGGCGGCGGCCCTCACGTCGATGCCAATGTCGAGGTCTGCAACTGA
- the bla gene encoding class A beta-lactamase yields the protein MLDRRSVLASLCWMAASPALAAEAPPELESYERESGGRIGVYAENLATGAKLAWRADERFVMCSTFKASLAACVLARVDRGEEKLAAMISFGKADLLEYAPVAKQNLTAGAMSVADMCKAIVELSDNTCANLLLARIGGPAALTAFWRSTGDTTSRLDHNEPELNRSPPGDPHDTTTPAAMASNLKRLVTGEALSPASRIQLTEWMVGCKTGANRLRGGLPAAWKIGDKTGSNGKDASGDIAVTWPKPDAPILIAAYTQGGAPNPAQLEAVFARIGRMVAEKLV from the coding sequence ATGCTCGATCGCCGTTCCGTGCTCGCCTCGCTCTGCTGGATGGCCGCTTCTCCCGCGCTCGCCGCGGAGGCGCCGCCCGAGCTTGAATCCTATGAGCGCGAGAGCGGCGGACGGATCGGGGTCTATGCGGAGAATCTCGCCACCGGCGCAAAACTCGCATGGCGCGCGGACGAGCGCTTCGTGATGTGCTCGACGTTCAAGGCTTCGCTCGCGGCCTGCGTGCTGGCGCGGGTCGACCGCGGCGAGGAGAAGCTGGCCGCGATGATCTCTTTCGGCAAGGCCGACCTGCTCGAGTACGCGCCGGTTGCGAAGCAGAACCTGACGGCCGGCGCGATGTCGGTCGCCGACATGTGCAAGGCGATCGTCGAGCTCAGCGACAACACCTGCGCCAACCTGCTGCTGGCGCGGATCGGCGGACCCGCCGCGCTCACGGCGTTCTGGCGATCGACCGGCGACACCACCTCGCGGCTCGACCACAACGAGCCCGAGCTCAACCGCTCGCCGCCCGGCGATCCCCATGACACGACCACGCCGGCCGCAATGGCCAGCAATCTGAAGCGGCTGGTGACGGGCGAAGCGCTGTCACCGGCTTCCCGGATCCAACTCACCGAATGGATGGTCGGCTGCAAGACCGGCGCGAACCGGCTGCGCGGCGGCCTGCCGGCAGCCTGGAAGATCGGCGACAAGACCGGCAGCAACGGCAAGGACGCATCAGGCGATATCGCCGTCACCTGGCCCAAGCCCGATGCACCGATCCTGATCGCCGCCTATACCCAGGGCGGCGCGCCGAATCCGGCTCAGCTCGAGGCGGTGTTCGCGCGGATCGGGCGCATGGTGGCGGAAAAGCTGGTGTAG